In the Alligator mississippiensis isolate rAllMis1 chromosome 7, rAllMis1, whole genome shotgun sequence genome, one interval contains:
- the LOC132251577 gene encoding olfactory receptor 6X1-like: MKNNTVLTEFILLGFPLLQGLHSVFFSVVLLMYILTILGNGLIVFIVRANHKLHTPMYFFLSNLSFLEIWYTTTVVPKMLETFVATKTTICIYCCLVQTFFYFFLGSTEFFILTVMSFDRYLAICKPLQYATLMTNRVCFWLALGAWFGGFMAIFFPTILVFQLPFCDSNIINHFYCDIGPILKTACTDTHLIELLGFLAAVTVILSSLLFTVVSYIYIIATILAIPSSTGRRKAFSTCASHLTVVSILYGAVLFMYLKPNVHSSSGLNKVVSVLNTVLTPLLNPFIYTIRNKEVKEAFRNVLCRKRI, translated from the coding sequence ATGAAGAATAACACAGTGTTGACTGAATTCATCCTCCTGGGCTTTCCATTGCTTCAAGGTCTGCACAGTGTGTTCTTCTCAGTCGTTCTGCTCATGTACATCCTAACCATCCTAGGTAATGGCCTCATTGTTTTTATTGTGAGAGCCAACCACAAGcttcacacacccatgtacttcttcctgagCAACCTCTCCTTCCTGGAGATCTGGTACACCACGACTGTAGTACCCAAAATGCTAGAGACCTTTGTGGCCACCAAGACAACAATCTGCATCTACTGCTGCCTGGTCCAGACATTTTTCTACTTCTTCCTGGGCAGCACAGAGTTTTTCATCCTCACAGTGATGTCCTTTGACCGTTATTTGGCCATATGCAAGCCCCTGCAGTATGCCACCCTCATGACCAACAGGGTCTGTTTCTGGTTGGCCTTAGGGGCTTGGTTTGGTGGTTTCATGGCTATCTTCTTTCCAACTATTCTGGTCTTCCAGCTGCCCTTCTGTGactccaacatcatcaaccaTTTCTACTGTGACATCGGACCAATCTTAAAAACAGCCTGCACGGACACCCACCTCATTGAGCTGCTAGGTTTTCTTGCTGCTGTCACGGTCATCCTCAGCTCTTTGCTTTTCACTGTGGTGTCTTACATCTATATCATTGCCACCATCCTAGCCATCCCTTCTTCTACAGGGCGCCGAAAGGCCTTCTCTACCTGTGCATCCCATCTGACTGTGGTCTCTATATTGTACGGGGCTGTTCTTTTCATGTACCTGAAGCCCAATGTGCATTCCTCCTCTGGTCTCAATAAGGTGGTGTCTGTGCTAAACACAGTCTTGACCCCTCTCCTGAATCCTTTCATTTACACAATAAGGAACAAGGAGGTAAAAGAGGCCTTCAGAAATGTACTGTGCAGAAAAAGGATCTAG
- the LOC132251644 gene encoding olfactory receptor 6X1-like, with amino-acid sequence MKNNTVLTEFILLGFPLLQGLHSVFFSVVLLMYILTILGNGLIVFIVRANHKLHTPMYFFLSNLSFLEIWYTTTVVPKMLETFVATKTTICIYCCLVQAFFHFFLGSTEFFILTVMSFDRYLAICKPLQYATLMTNRVCFQLAFGAWFGGFMAIFFQTVLVFQLPFCDSNIINHFYCDIGPILKTACTDTHLIELLGFLAAVTVILSSLLFTVVSYIYIIATILAIPSSTGRRKAFSTCASHLTVVSILYGAVLFMYLRPNVHSSFGLNKVVSVLNTVLTPLLNPFIYTIRNKEVKEAFRNVLCRKRI; translated from the coding sequence ATGAAGAATAACACAGTGTTGACTGAATTCATCCTCCTGGGCTTTCCATTGCTTCAAGGTCTGCACAGTGTGTTCTTCTCAGTCGTTCTGCTCATGTACATCCTAACCATCCTAGGTAATGGCCTCATTGTTTTTATTGTGAGAGCCAACCACAAGcttcacacacccatgtacttcttcctgagCAACCTCTCCTTCCTGGAGATCTGGTACACCACGACTGTAGTACCCAAAATGCTAGAGACCTTTGTGGCCACCAAGACAACAATCTGCATCTACTGCTGCCTGGTCCAGGCATTTTTCCACTTCTTCCTGGGCAGCACAGAGTTTTTCATCCTCACAGTGATGTCCTTTGACCGTTATTTGGCCATATGCAAGCCCCTGCAGTATGCCACCCTCATGACCAACAGGGTCTGTTTCCAGTTGGCCTTTGGGGCTTGGTTTGGTGGTTTTATGGCCATCTTCTTTCAAACTGTTCTGGTCTTCCAGCTGCCCTTCTGTGactccaacatcatcaaccaTTTCTACTGTGACATCGGACCAATCTTAAAAACAGCCTGCACGGACACCCACCTCATTGAGCTGCTAGGGTTTCTTGCTGCTGTCACGGTCATCCTCAGCTCTTTGCTTTTCACTGTGGTGTCTTACATCTATATCATTGCCACCATCCTAGCCATCCCTTCTTCTACAGGGCGCCGAAAGGCCTTCTCTACCTGTGCATCCCATCTGACTGTGGTCTCTATATTGTACGGGGCTGTTCTTTTCATGTACCTGAGGCCCAATGTGCATTCCTCCTTTGGTCTCAACAAGGTGGTGTCTGTGCTAAACACAGTCTTGACCCCTCTCCTGAATCCTTTCATTTACACAATAAGGAACAAGGAGGTGAAAGAGGCCTTCAGAAATGTACTGTGCAGAAAAAGGATCTAG
- the LOC102565289 gene encoding olfactory receptor 6E1-like: MQNQTAVTQFILLGFTDVRWMQLLLFAVLLLIYFLTIMGNIIIIFITLIDVYLQTPMYFFLRNFSILEIGFTSISIPKMLANLVMDSNTISISSCFVQLFFYFLVGIAELFLLAVMSLDRYVAICHPLRYPVIMNRNVCIHLVVWSWVGSFMSVFFTTVVITQLPFCGPNIINHFFCDNSPLLKLACTDTQLIELVDFIIAIVTVLGTLSTTVVSYVHIISAILSMPTKTGQQKAFSTCASHLMVVFITYGSCIFMYVKPAHDGKLDFNKAAAIFNNVISPLLNPFIYSLRNKQVQKALRKAFGQRAQFFKGLR; the protein is encoded by the coding sequence ATGCAGAACCAAACCGCAGTGACACAGTTTATCCTCCTAGGCTTCACTGATGTTCGCTGGATGCAGCTACTGCTGTTTGCTGTGCTCCTTCTCATTTACTTCTTGACCATAATGGGGAACATCATTATAATTTTCATTACCCTTATAGATGTCTATCTCCagacccccatgtacttctttctcAGGAACTTCTCCATCCTGGAAATTGGCTTCACTTCCATCAGCATCCCTAAGATGCTGGCCAACCTCGTCATGGACAGCAACACCATTTCAATCAGCTCTTGTTTTGTGCAATTGTTTTTCTACTTCCTGGTGGGCATCGCTGAACTTTTCCTCCTGGCAGTGATGTCTCTGGATCGCTATGTTGCCATCTGTCACCCACTCCGTTACCCTGTAATTATGAACAGAAATGTTTGTATCCATTTAGTGGTTTGGTCTTGGGTGGGAAGTTTCATGTCCGTTTTTTTCACAACTGTTGTCATAACCCAGCTGCCCTTCTGTGGTCCAAACATCATCAACCATTTTTTCTGTGATAACTCACCACTGCTCAAACTGGCCTGCACTGACACACAACTGATTGAACTGGTCGATTTTATTATAGCTATCGTAACTGTGCTGGGCACTTTGTCCACCACTGTTGTGTCCTATGTCCATATAATCTCTGCTATCCTAAGCATGCCTACCAAAACAGGgcagcagaaagccttctccacctgcgcCTCTCACCTCATGGTAGTCTTCATCACTTATGGCAGCTGTATCTTCATGTACGTCAAGCCTGCACATGATGGTAAACTGGACTTCAACAAAGCAGCAGCCATTTTCAACAATgtgatttcccccctgctcaaccccttcatctacagcctgaggaacaagcaAGTTCAGAAGGCCTTAAGAAAGGCTTTTGGGCAAAGAGCACAGTTTTTTAAGGGCTTGAGATAG